One Nicotiana sylvestris chromosome 12, ASM39365v2, whole genome shotgun sequence genomic window carries:
- the LOC104219592 gene encoding GDSL esterase/lipase At3g48460-like, producing MLYPHLPLTLFFCFCLFFSFSYAHYKPHCDCSSAHNNSHENIPTNPGGNSSPAHNNTHENIPTKPGNSFPPQNNSHENIPTKPGNSFPPQNNSHENIPTKPGNSFPGHNNTHENIPTKPGNSSPVQNNSHEIPSNSSPPQNNSHEIPTKPGNSFPAHNNSHEFPTNPGNSSPAQDTSTKHNNYIGCFHKVYAFGDSYTDTGNAKLVGGLKVNFTQSTSISAKSKNGLCDGHLVVDFLCDALNLPHLPPFQSTSINFTSGVNFAIAGSTILPKEKFSMQNITNLFWKGIPLNFQTQIDWFNKLKQQMGCTDKSGKSCKPELENALFWIGSVGVSDYARIQGSSLPTRWLTQQSVDQVSKLIEALLGSGAKYIVVQGLPPIGCLPLHISLCPLKAALDHMGCAAAVNTAVMVHNQILQRRLERFRRLNPNCHILYADYWNAYLTIMMNLKKYQFEEAFKPCCGATGGPLNFNLHSLCGSPGTVSCNNPSKFISWDGIHLTEAMNQKVTDLFLNQGFCQPSFSELVKSRSGM from the exons ATGTTGTACCCACATCTTCCTCTTACCCTATTCTTCTGTTTCTGCCTGTTTTTCTCGTTTTCATATGCTCATTACAAGCCCCATTGTGATTGTTCCTCTGCTCATAACAATAGCCATGAAAACATTCCCACTAACCCTGGTGGTAATTCTTCTCCTGCTCATAACAATACCCATGAAAATATTCCAACCAAGCCTGGAAATTCTTTCCCTCCTCAAAACAACAGCCATGAAAATATTCCAACCAAGCCTGGAAATTCTTTCCCTCCTCAAAACAACAGCCATGAAAATATTCCAACCAAGCCTGGAAATTCTTTCCCTGGTCATAACAATACCCATGAAAATATTCCAACCAAGCCTGGAAATTCTTCCCCTGTTCAAAACAACAGCCATGAAATTCCCAGTAACTCTTCCCCTCCTCAAAATAACAGCCATGAAATTCCAACCAAGCCTGGTAATTCATTCCCAGCTCATAATAACAGCCATGAATTTCCCACCAACCCTG gTAACTCTTCCCCTGCTCAAGATACTTCCACTAAGCATAATAACTATATAGGATGCTTCCACAAGGTCTATGCTTTTGGAGATTCCTACACTGATACCGGAAATGCTAAATTAGTGGGTGGTCTCAAGGTAAATTTCACTCAAAGCACGAGCATTTCAGCAAAATCGAAGAATGGCTTATGTGATGGGCATTTGGTGGTAGATTTTCTATGTGATGCTCTTAATCTACCACATTTGCCACCCTTCCAAAGTACCTCTATAAATTTCACATCTGGGGTCAATTTTGCAATAGCTGGATCAACAATTCTTCCCAAAGAGAAATTCTCGATGCAAAATATTACTAACCTATTTTGGAAAGGAATACCCTTGAACTTTCAAACTCAGATCGATTGGTTCAATAAGTTGAAGCAGCAGATGGGATGTACAGATAAAAGTGGAAAAAGTTGCAAGCCTGAATTGGAGAATGCTCTCTTCTGGATAGGCTCTGTTGGTGTTAGTGACTATGCTCGTATACAAGGGTCCTCTTTACCTACACGTTGGCTCACACAACAGTCTGTCGATCAAGTTAGCAAACTAATCGAG GCATTGCTGGGAAGCGGAGCAAAGTACATCGTAGTTCAAGGCTTACCACCAATAGGATGCCTCCCACTACATATCTCATTATGTCCACTGAAAGCTGCACTTGATCATATGGGATGTGCAGCAGCTGTCAACACAGCAGTAATGGTCCACAACCAGATCCTGCAAAGGAGATTGGAAAGATTCCGTAGATTAAATCCTAATTGTCATATCTTATATGCTGATTACTGGAATGCATATCTAACAATTATGATGAACTTAAAGAAGTACCAATTTGAGGAAGCCTTCAAACCTTGCTGTGGAGCTACAGGAGGACCACTCAACTTCAACTTGCATTCGTTGTGTGGCTCACCTGGTACTGTCAGCTGCAACAATCCTAGCAAATTTATCAGCTGGGATGGTATCCATCTTACAGAAGCAATGAATCAGAAAGTCACTGATCTTTTCCTCAATCAAGGCTTCTGTCAACCATCTTTTAGCGAGCTGGTCAAAAGTAGGAGCGGGATGTAG